In one window of Hymenobacter nivis DNA:
- a CDS encoding phosphatase PAP2 family protein — MFRAISSLDDQLLLAVNHARGPALDAVMTFASNRLVWFPCYALLIGWLIWHFRRRALLLLPLVVTAVALADSITSRFFKPFFARLRPCHNPALEAQLYLPDGCGGQYGFMSSHAANGFALAVFLLLTLPAGRYRALKTGVFLWASLLSYSRIYLGAHFPTDVLGGALIGAGLGWGAAALFRRSTGPRGRWESLGRA; from the coding sequence ATGTTTAGGGCCATCTCTTCTCTCGACGACCAGTTGCTGCTGGCCGTGAACCACGCCCGGGGCCCCGCCCTCGACGCGGTGATGACCTTCGCCTCGAACCGCCTGGTCTGGTTTCCGTGCTACGCTCTGCTCATCGGGTGGCTCATCTGGCACTTCCGGCGGCGCGCCCTGCTGCTGCTGCCGCTGGTGGTCACGGCCGTGGCCCTGGCCGACAGCATCACGAGCCGCTTCTTCAAGCCGTTTTTTGCCCGCCTGCGGCCCTGCCATAACCCGGCCCTGGAGGCCCAGTTGTACCTACCCGACGGCTGCGGCGGCCAATACGGCTTCATGTCGTCGCACGCCGCCAACGGCTTTGCGCTGGCCGTGTTCCTGCTCCTCACGCTGCCCGCCGGCCGCTACCGGGCCCTGAAAACGGGGGTGTTTCTGTGGGCCAGCCTCCTCTCCTACAGCCGCATCTACCTGGGGGCCCACTTCCCCACCGACGTGCTGGGCGGGGCCCTCATCGGCGCCGGCCTGGGCTGGGGCGCCGCGGCGCTTTTCCGCCGGTCCACGGGCCCCCGGGGCCGCTGGGAATCCTTGGGGCGCGCCTGA
- the hemF gene encoding oxygen-dependent coproporphyrinogen oxidase — MGPCFSPFHPPGPAPVLPVPTSPTVRPEIEAWLADFQLRLCAHLEAADGGSARFGTDAWERPGGGGGRSKVLEDGAILEKGGVGFSAVWGAMSEAAARQLHMPDPAFYATGVSLVLHPRSPRVPIIHMNVRYFEAGNGEAWFGGGIDLTPIYVDEAQARRFHQRLKAVCDQHNPAYYPRFTRWADDYFYLPHRQETRGVGGIFFDRLTVGTDGTAEELFQLIKDVAELFGPFYTELMAENQALPFGPAEEAWQTIRRARYAEFNLAFDRGTRFGLETGGRTESILMSLPPRTGWSYQPHPPAPGTPEATTQTWLRKGVDWINHV, encoded by the coding sequence TTGGGCCCCTGCTTTTCGCCGTTTCACCCGCCCGGCCCCGCGCCGGTACTGCCCGTGCCCACCTCCCCCACCGTTCGCCCCGAAATTGAAGCCTGGCTGGCCGATTTTCAGCTCCGCCTCTGCGCCCATCTCGAAGCCGCCGATGGGGGCTCCGCCCGCTTCGGCACCGACGCCTGGGAGCGCCCCGGCGGCGGCGGCGGCCGCAGCAAAGTACTGGAAGACGGCGCCATCCTGGAAAAAGGCGGCGTGGGCTTCTCCGCCGTGTGGGGCGCCATGAGCGAGGCCGCCGCCCGCCAGCTGCACATGCCCGACCCCGCCTTCTATGCCACCGGCGTGAGCCTGGTACTGCACCCGCGCAGCCCGCGCGTGCCCATCATCCACATGAACGTGCGCTACTTCGAGGCCGGCAACGGCGAGGCCTGGTTCGGCGGCGGCATCGATTTAACGCCCATTTATGTGGACGAGGCCCAGGCCCGGCGCTTCCACCAGCGCCTCAAGGCAGTGTGCGACCAGCATAACCCGGCTTACTACCCGCGCTTCACGCGCTGGGCCGACGACTACTTCTACCTGCCCCACCGCCAGGAAACCCGCGGCGTGGGCGGCATCTTTTTCGACCGCCTCACGGTGGGGACCGACGGCACGGCCGAGGAATTATTCCAGCTAATTAAGGACGTGGCCGAACTGTTCGGGCCCTTCTACACCGAGCTGATGGCCGAAAACCAGGCCCTGCCCTTCGGCCCCGCCGAAGAAGCCTGGCAAACCATCCGCCGGGCCCGCTACGCCGAGTTCAACCTGGCCTTCGACCGCGGCACCCGCTTCGGCCTCGAAACCGGGGGCCGCACCGAATCCATCCTCATGAGCCTGCCCCCGCGCACCGGCTGGAGCTACCAGCCCCACCCGCCCGCCCCCGGCACCCCGGAGGCTACCACCCAGACCTGGCTGCGCAAGGGCGTCGATTGGATTAACCATGTTTAG
- a CDS encoding thiamine pyrophosphate-dependent enzyme, with product MLSHSAPLAVAAEDLTPAMLRRAYALMHTAAAMAALYEDQKAVAARYVHATARGHEAVQLAAAFLLAATDYAAPYYRDDAFLLGLGLRPYELMLQLLAKGDDPFSGGRTYYAHPSLRRPGVPVIPHQSSATGMQAIPATGMAHALAYLEGQGLRPAPAPADAGGASGAWLQEALRPLLGTRADPDEAPAPLPPLVLCSIGDGAMTEGEVSEALQMAVLHQLPIVYLVQDNDWGISATGREMRAMDAYEFAAGFPGLHRVRVDGADLISSYKGLAEAYAHVRQRRGPALVHAKCPLLGHHTSGVRREWYRGDDLAQHQTNDPLPRLHRRLLAAGATETELAALAAQAQATVAADWALALAAPNPDPATFADHEFAPPAVTEEAGEQAPAGAEKALMVDAALHAVDDILAEFPEALFYGQDVGGELGGVFREAALLAKKYGDKRVFNMPIQEAYIVGSTAGMTAVGARPIVEIQFADYIWPALNQLVEELSKSCYLSMGKFPVPALIRVPIGAYGGGGPYHSGSIESMLLTIRGIKVVYPSNAADMKGLMRAAFLDPNPVVMLEHKGLYWSKVPGTEEAKTLEPAAGYVIPLGKAAVAQAADPAQLRGGGTALVIAYGMGVHWARTASRDFPGRVEILDLRTLNPLDFAGVQAAVHRHGKVLVLTEEPLMNSFAESLAGRIQRHCFMVLDAPVFTLGAANLPAIPLNAELEKMMLPSAAKVAAALGELLAF from the coding sequence ATGCTGTCTCACTCCGCCCCGCTGGCCGTTGCCGCCGAGGACCTCACCCCCGCGATGCTGCGCCGCGCCTACGCCCTGATGCACACCGCTGCCGCCATGGCGGCGCTCTACGAAGACCAGAAAGCCGTGGCCGCCCGCTACGTGCACGCCACCGCCCGCGGCCACGAAGCTGTGCAGCTGGCCGCCGCCTTCCTGCTCGCCGCCACCGACTACGCCGCTCCATACTACCGCGACGATGCCTTCCTGCTGGGCCTGGGCCTGCGGCCCTACGAGCTGATGCTCCAGCTATTAGCCAAGGGCGACGACCCGTTCAGCGGCGGCCGCACCTACTATGCGCACCCCTCGTTGCGGCGGCCGGGGGTGCCCGTCATCCCGCACCAAAGCTCGGCCACGGGCATGCAGGCCATTCCGGCCACCGGCATGGCCCACGCCCTGGCCTACCTCGAAGGGCAGGGCCTGCGCCCGGCCCCCGCCCCGGCCGACGCCGGGGGGGCCAGCGGCGCCTGGCTGCAAGAGGCCCTGCGCCCGCTGCTGGGCACCCGCGCCGACCCCGACGAGGCCCCCGCGCCGCTGCCGCCGCTGGTGCTGTGCTCCATCGGCGACGGGGCCATGACGGAGGGCGAGGTGAGCGAGGCCCTGCAAATGGCCGTGCTGCACCAACTGCCCATCGTGTACCTGGTGCAGGACAACGACTGGGGCATTTCGGCCACCGGCCGCGAGATGCGGGCCATGGACGCCTACGAATTCGCCGCTGGCTTCCCCGGCCTGCACCGCGTGCGGGTGGACGGGGCCGATTTGATTTCCTCCTATAAAGGCCTGGCCGAGGCCTACGCCCACGTGCGCCAGCGCCGGGGCCCCGCCCTGGTGCACGCCAAGTGCCCGCTGCTAGGCCACCACACCAGCGGCGTGCGCCGCGAGTGGTACCGCGGCGACGACCTGGCCCAGCACCAGACCAACGACCCGCTGCCCCGCCTGCACCGCCGCCTGCTGGCCGCCGGCGCCACCGAAACCGAGCTGGCCGCCCTCGCCGCGCAGGCCCAGGCCACCGTGGCCGCCGACTGGGCCCTGGCCCTGGCCGCCCCCAACCCCGACCCGGCCACCTTCGCCGACCATGAGTTCGCCCCGCCCGCTGTGACCGAAGAGGCTGGCGAGCAGGCCCCCGCCGGCGCCGAAAAAGCGCTGATGGTGGACGCCGCCCTGCACGCCGTGGACGATATTCTGGCCGAGTTCCCCGAGGCCCTGTTTTATGGGCAGGACGTGGGCGGTGAGCTGGGCGGCGTGTTCCGCGAGGCGGCGCTGCTGGCTAAAAAGTACGGCGACAAGCGGGTGTTCAACATGCCCATCCAGGAGGCCTATATCGTGGGCAGCACGGCCGGCATGACCGCCGTGGGGGCCCGGCCCATCGTCGAAATCCAGTTCGCCGACTACATCTGGCCCGCCCTGAACCAGCTGGTGGAGGAGCTCAGTAAGAGCTGCTACCTGAGCATGGGCAAGTTCCCGGTGCCGGCCCTGATTCGGGTGCCCATTGGGGCCTATGGCGGCGGGGGACCCTACCACTCGGGCTCCATCGAGAGCATGCTGCTCACCATCCGGGGCATTAAGGTGGTGTACCCCAGCAACGCAGCCGACATGAAGGGGCTGATGCGCGCCGCGTTTCTGGACCCGAACCCGGTGGTTATGCTGGAGCACAAGGGCCTGTACTGGAGCAAGGTGCCCGGCACCGAGGAGGCCAAAACCCTGGAGCCCGCCGCCGGCTACGTCATTCCCTTGGGAAAAGCCGCCGTGGCCCAGGCCGCCGACCCGGCCCAGCTGCGCGGCGGCGGCACGGCCCTGGTCATCGCCTACGGCATGGGCGTGCACTGGGCCCGCACGGCCAGCCGCGACTTCCCCGGCCGCGTCGAAATTCTGGACCTGCGCACCCTCAACCCGCTCGACTTTGCGGGGGTACAGGCCGCCGTGCACCGCCACGGCAAGGTGCTGGTCCTCACCGAAGAGCCGCTTATGAACAGCTTTGCCGAGAGCCTGGCCGGGCGCATCCAGCGCCACTGCTTCATGGTCCTCGACGCGCCCGTGTTCACCCTCGGGGCCGCCAACCTGCCCGCCATCCCCCTCAACGCCGAGCTGGAAAAGATGATGCTGCCAAGCGCCGCCAAAGTAGCCGCGGCGCTTGGGGAGCTGCTGGCGTTTTAA
- a CDS encoding outer membrane beta-barrel family protein, producing the protein MAFLLAVVGLSAHPAAAQGPGQIAGTLLDQRTRQPLPFANVILLRLPDSTLVGSAQTAENGTFALAGIAPNTYLLRAEALGYQSACRLIALPAGAPAVRLGEWLVAPAAVRLGGVVVQGERALMINELGKTVLNVAKDLNSAGGTAADVLQKVPAVAVDDNGQVSLRGSSSVMLYLDGKPAPSSLRLDQLPASRLETIEIITNPGAQYSAQGTGGIINLVQKKQTQPGWNGAALATVGTRAKYSTSLNLNRQVGKFNFFGSADGLNNQFRGSSALQQVATVDGRTARTDQVGQNTRRQANEGLRLGAEYAPSDQQRFTLATEFYKNDLHQTSDFTTRLTRGPGPAITLLNQNLEVDNLYNARISGNYRRTWAAHAGRELTASATYILDGGTVTTEQRVLDGPASYARQARQQLLDVTIHLPSAQLDYVHPLDDKRRWGVGVKTDIVVTPGSADYAVQPAAGVEFIRQEAGSYRYHYQQVIPQAYGNYQQKAGAWDYQAGLRAEFTGLQAQVLPTGSASQRIFNVFPSATVARTLPHEQRLQLSYSRRLNRPNFLQIIALPIYFDARNYAVGNPDLRPEYVHVAELGHQVAWQATTLSTTLFGRFASQAIQSLRTIDTLATRLSGQPDFIARTSYANFGRTASYGLEISLTRPLAAWWKLTANGSFYRSQVASYTGDGTRANFTGTAYLLSTFSPTKALAVQLSGNYRAPLVVPQGRLLAVYGVDVALRQRLFHDRAALTLRVSDVFNTRRQYTQLAAGGLAADLQTKYETRVGYLGLSWFLGNDKPAGAIENQPKGDAGGFGG; encoded by the coding sequence GTGGCTTTCTTGCTGGCGGTAGTTGGCTTGTCAGCCCATCCCGCGGCAGCCCAGGGCCCCGGGCAGATAGCCGGCACGCTGCTGGACCAGCGCACGCGCCAGCCGCTGCCTTTTGCCAACGTTATCCTGCTGCGGCTGCCCGACTCCACTTTGGTGGGAAGCGCCCAAACAGCTGAAAACGGCACGTTTGCGCTGGCGGGCATTGCGCCGAACACCTACCTGCTCCGGGCCGAGGCTCTGGGGTATCAGTCCGCGTGCCGGCTCATTGCACTGCCCGCCGGGGCCCCGGCGGTGCGCCTGGGCGAGTGGCTGGTGGCGCCGGCGGCCGTGCGGCTCGGCGGCGTGGTGGTGCAGGGCGAAAGGGCGTTAATGATCAACGAGTTGGGTAAGACCGTTCTCAACGTAGCGAAGGACCTGAACAGCGCGGGCGGTACGGCGGCGGATGTGCTCCAGAAAGTACCCGCCGTGGCCGTGGACGACAACGGGCAGGTGAGCCTGCGGGGCAGCTCCAGCGTCATGCTTTACCTCGACGGCAAGCCCGCGCCCAGCAGCCTGCGCCTCGACCAGCTGCCCGCCAGCCGCCTCGAAACCATTGAGATCATCACCAACCCGGGGGCCCAGTATTCGGCCCAGGGCACGGGCGGCATCATCAACCTCGTGCAGAAAAAGCAAACCCAGCCCGGCTGGAACGGTGCGGCCCTGGCCACGGTGGGCACCCGCGCCAAGTACAGCACCTCGCTCAACCTCAACCGGCAAGTAGGCAAATTCAACTTCTTTGGCAGCGCCGACGGGCTCAATAATCAGTTCCGCGGCAGCTCGGCTTTGCAGCAGGTAGCCACGGTGGATGGCCGTACCGCCCGCACCGACCAGGTTGGCCAGAACACCCGCCGCCAGGCCAACGAGGGCCTGCGCCTGGGCGCGGAGTACGCCCCCAGCGACCAGCAGCGCTTCACCCTGGCCACTGAGTTTTACAAGAACGACCTGCACCAGACCAGCGACTTCACCACCCGGCTCACGCGGGGCCCCGGCCCGGCCATTACCCTCCTAAACCAGAACCTGGAGGTTGACAACCTCTACAACGCCCGGATTTCGGGTAATTACCGGCGCACCTGGGCCGCCCACGCCGGCCGCGAGCTAACGGCCAGCGCCACTTATATCCTGGACGGCGGCACGGTGACCACCGAGCAGCGCGTGCTGGACGGGCCGGCCAGCTACGCGCGGCAGGCGCGCCAGCAGCTACTCGACGTGACCATTCACCTGCCCTCCGCGCAGCTGGATTACGTGCACCCGCTGGACGACAAGCGCCGCTGGGGGGTGGGGGTAAAAACGGACATTGTGGTGACGCCTGGCTCGGCCGATTACGCGGTGCAGCCGGCCGCCGGGGTCGAATTCATTCGGCAAGAGGCGGGCTCATACCGCTACCACTACCAACAGGTTATCCCCCAGGCCTATGGCAATTACCAGCAGAAAGCCGGTGCGTGGGACTACCAGGCGGGCCTGCGGGCCGAATTCACGGGACTGCAAGCGCAGGTACTGCCCACGGGATCGGCCAGCCAGCGCATTTTTAACGTATTCCCTTCGGCCACGGTGGCCCGTACACTGCCCCACGAGCAGCGCCTGCAACTCAGCTACTCGCGCCGGCTGAATCGGCCCAATTTCCTGCAAATCATTGCGTTGCCCATCTATTTCGATGCCCGTAATTACGCGGTGGGCAACCCCGACCTGCGCCCCGAGTACGTGCACGTCGCGGAGCTGGGCCACCAGGTGGCGTGGCAGGCCACCACACTGAGCACCACCCTCTTCGGGCGTTTCGCCAGCCAAGCCATTCAAAGCCTGCGCACCATTGACACGCTGGCAACCCGCCTCAGCGGCCAGCCCGATTTCATTGCCCGCACCAGCTACGCCAACTTCGGCCGCACGGCCAGCTACGGGCTGGAAATCTCACTGACGCGGCCCCTGGCGGCGTGGTGGAAGCTCACGGCTAACGGCTCGTTCTACCGCAGCCAGGTGGCCAGCTACACCGGCGACGGCACCCGCGCCAACTTCACCGGCACGGCATATTTGCTCAGCACCTTCAGCCCGACCAAGGCGCTGGCCGTGCAGCTCAGCGGCAACTACCGGGCCCCGCTGGTGGTGCCGCAGGGCCGCCTGCTGGCCGTGTACGGCGTGGACGTGGCCCTGCGCCAGCGCCTGTTTCACGACCGGGCCGCCCTCACCCTGCGGGTGAGCGACGTGTTCAACACCCGCCGCCAGTACACCCAGCTGGCGGCCGGCGGCCTCGCCGCCGACCTGCAAACCAAGTACGAAACGCGCGTGGGCTACCTGGGACTTTCCTGGTTCCTGGGCAACGACAAGCCCGCCGGCGCCATCGAAAACCAGCCCAAAGGCGACGCCGGCGGCTTTGGCGGCTAG
- a CDS encoding RNA polymerase sigma factor: MPTPPVTDQQLVAQVLGGNTAAFGQLVRRTEGLVTQLVFKMIRHPADRPDIAQEVYLKVFKNLAGFKFQAKLSTWVGQIAYNTCLHYLEKKQLVLVDLAEPAPDDAAGEGRRGPPTLVAGPDYDPETALFDQDLAGILGAAIEQLPPLYRTLVALYHQQELSYEEIGQITSLPDGTVKNYLFRARKLLKQRLLATYQRDDL; this comes from the coding sequence TTGCCCACCCCTCCCGTGACAGACCAGCAGCTAGTGGCGCAGGTGCTGGGGGGCAATACCGCGGCGTTTGGGCAGCTCGTGCGGCGCACGGAGGGCCTGGTGACGCAGCTGGTATTTAAGATGATTCGCCACCCCGCCGACCGACCGGACATTGCGCAGGAGGTGTACCTGAAGGTTTTCAAGAATCTGGCCGGGTTTAAGTTTCAGGCAAAGCTCTCGACCTGGGTGGGCCAGATTGCCTACAATACGTGCCTGCACTACCTGGAAAAGAAGCAGCTGGTGCTGGTGGACCTGGCGGAACCCGCGCCCGACGACGCGGCGGGAGAAGGCCGCCGGGGGCCCCCAACGTTGGTAGCCGGGCCGGACTACGACCCCGAAACGGCCCTTTTCGACCAGGACCTGGCCGGTATTCTGGGCGCGGCCATCGAGCAGCTGCCCCCGCTCTACCGCACGCTGGTGGCCCTCTACCACCAGCAGGAGCTGAGCTACGAGGAAATTGGGCAGATAACTTCCCTGCCGGACGGGACGGTAAAAAACTACCTGTTTCGGGCGCGCAAACTCTTAAAGCAACGCCTGCTGGCCACCTACCAACGCGACGACCTATGA
- a CDS encoding BamA/TamA family outer membrane protein: MKSLFFVTKLGGRGPWRAAAALLLVAAAALAACSPLKLLRPGQRLLSKMEVVGADRADQDRLVALAQQKPNTRFPLPKLAIYQLGNHFYDSASTRRQLAAIRQDFEKRRLAAGGDSAKLGQLLNRRARRLNRKQLVLDKGNAIMRLGEAPVIYDSASTRRSVEQMTTYLHSQGYFRARVAATDTARYRHNPLLRLLAGRHAAADSADRAKLYRRVSVRYRVRQGTPFVLSQLTATIPDSGVAAVVRRGRGASRLHVGGRYNEDAIGQERTRLETLLKSNGYYDFRQAYITLEADTSYQAFTVRLRTNIANPGPGLGHRVYTLRQVTVITDAGVGRALRAAAADTLRRAGTGLLGRPRRGPRPDTTVVDSVHFAAFRQRFSPRLLAGKVAVRPGQLYSLPRTQLTQRQFANLDMFRFNPVTYRTVDADGVPDSTATGLLDAVVTATPAPKFQETTEFGGTYVANLVGPFVNVRFKTRNPFGGAEVLELGVRVGFEGQFNRATAQSEYTTLFGATAALVLPQFLVPFRIGRDFSRYSPRTRFSLSDTYVSRPEYTRTNVELTYDYIWQRSAFHQFVISPVVQNVVNTTAISGDFQYRLDSLRRFYGSPLYQSFRRIYEPSMAASSLYNSNDFNETRDARYFRLFVEVGGLTRELYRHAAWYDTAVAVYNFAKITADYRRYHKLSPNTFLVYRFNGGVVHALTPTDGRYTVAYDKYLFAGGSNSVRAWKPRRLGIGGFSPTITNADGTLRRDYNSEQPGELLLEGSVEYRFPVYSFVKGAVFTDYGNTWTITADPQRPGAQFKPGTFLQQFAVGSGVGVRLDFTFLILRLDVAAKVYDPSAPADARWAIKRFYKDTEHEPAFNLGIGYPF; encoded by the coding sequence TTGAAATCATTGTTCTTCGTAACGAAACTTGGCGGCCGGGGCCCCTGGCGGGCCGCGGCGGCGCTGCTGCTGGTGGCCGCGGCCGCCCTGGCGGCGTGCTCGCCGCTGAAGCTGCTACGCCCGGGCCAGCGCCTGCTCAGCAAAATGGAGGTGGTGGGCGCCGACCGTGCCGACCAGGACCGCCTCGTGGCCCTGGCCCAGCAAAAGCCCAACACCCGCTTTCCGCTGCCCAAGTTAGCCATCTACCAGCTGGGGAACCACTTTTACGACTCGGCCAGCACCCGCCGGCAACTGGCGGCCATCCGCCAGGACTTTGAAAAGCGCCGCCTGGCCGCCGGCGGCGACTCGGCCAAGCTGGGGCAGCTGCTCAACCGCCGCGCGCGCCGGCTCAACCGCAAGCAGCTGGTGCTCGACAAGGGCAACGCCATCATGCGCCTGGGCGAGGCCCCGGTCATCTACGATTCGGCCAGCACCCGCCGCTCGGTGGAGCAGATGACGACCTACCTGCACAGCCAGGGCTACTTCCGGGCCCGGGTGGCGGCCACCGACACGGCCCGCTACCGCCACAACCCGCTGCTGCGGCTGCTGGCCGGCCGCCACGCCGCCGCCGACTCGGCCGACCGCGCCAAGCTGTACCGCCGCGTGAGCGTGCGCTACCGCGTGCGCCAGGGGACCCCGTTTGTGCTGAGCCAGCTCACGGCCACCATCCCCGACTCGGGGGTGGCCGCCGTGGTGCGCCGGGGCCGGGGCGCCAGCCGGCTGCACGTGGGCGGCCGCTACAACGAGGACGCCATCGGCCAGGAGCGCACCCGGCTCGAAACCTTGCTCAAGAGCAACGGCTACTACGATTTCCGCCAGGCCTACATTACCCTGGAGGCCGACACCAGCTACCAGGCCTTCACCGTGCGCCTGCGCACCAACATCGCCAACCCGGGCCCCGGCCTGGGCCACCGCGTGTACACGCTGCGCCAGGTCACGGTCATCACCGACGCTGGGGTGGGCCGTGCGCTGCGCGCGGCCGCGGCCGACACCCTGCGCCGGGCCGGCACCGGCCTGCTGGGCCGCCCCCGGCGGGGGCCCCGCCCCGACACGACGGTGGTGGACTCGGTGCACTTTGCCGCGTTTCGGCAGCGCTTCAGCCCGCGGCTGCTGGCGGGCAAGGTGGCCGTGCGCCCGGGCCAGCTGTATAGCCTGCCGCGCACCCAGCTCACGCAGCGCCAGTTTGCCAACCTCGATATGTTCCGCTTCAACCCCGTGACCTACCGCACCGTAGACGCCGACGGGGTGCCCGACAGCACGGCCACCGGCCTGCTCGACGCGGTGGTGACGGCCACGCCGGCCCCCAAGTTTCAGGAAACCACCGAGTTTGGGGGCACCTACGTGGCCAACCTCGTGGGGCCCTTCGTGAACGTGCGCTTCAAAACCCGCAACCCCTTCGGCGGGGCCGAGGTGCTGGAGCTGGGCGTGCGCGTGGGCTTCGAGGGCCAGTTTAACCGCGCCACCGCCCAGTCCGAGTACACCACGCTGTTTGGGGCCACGGCGGCGCTGGTGCTGCCGCAGTTCCTGGTGCCGTTCCGCATCGGCCGCGACTTCTCGCGCTACAGCCCGCGCACGCGCTTCTCACTCTCCGACACCTACGTGAGCCGGCCCGAGTACACGCGCACCAACGTGGAACTGACCTACGACTACATCTGGCAGCGCTCGGCGTTTCACCAGTTCGTGATTTCGCCGGTGGTGCAGAACGTAGTGAATACCACGGCCATCAGCGGCGATTTTCAGTACCGGCTCGACTCGCTGCGCCGTTTCTACGGCTCGCCACTGTACCAGTCGTTCCGGCGCATTTACGAGCCCAGCATGGCCGCCTCGTCGCTCTACAACTCCAACGACTTCAACGAAACCCGCGACGCGCGCTACTTCCGCCTGTTCGTGGAAGTGGGCGGCCTCACGCGCGAGCTCTACCGCCACGCGGCCTGGTACGACACGGCGGTGGCGGTGTACAACTTCGCCAAAATCACGGCCGACTACCGCCGCTACCACAAGCTCTCGCCCAACACGTTCCTGGTGTACCGCTTCAACGGGGGCGTGGTGCACGCCCTTACGCCCACCGACGGCCGCTACACCGTGGCCTACGACAAGTACCTGTTTGCCGGGGGCAGCAACAGCGTGCGCGCCTGGAAGCCGCGCCGCCTGGGCATCGGCGGCTTCTCGCCCACCATTACAAACGCCGACGGCACGTTGCGGCGCGACTACAACTCGGAGCAACCCGGCGAGCTGCTGCTCGAAGGCAGCGTGGAGTACCGCTTCCCGGTGTACTCGTTCGTGAAGGGGGCCGTGTTCACCGACTACGGCAACACCTGGACGATTACCGCCGACCCGCAGCGGCCGGGGGCCCAGTTCAAGCCCGGCACGTTCCTCCAGCAGTTTGCCGTGGGCTCGGGCGTGGGCGTGCGCCTCGATTTCACCTTCCTCATCCTACGCCTCGACGTGGCCGCCAAGGTGTACGACCCCAGCGCCCCGGCCGACGCGCGCTGGGCTATCAAGCGCTTCTACAAGGACACCGAGCACGAGCCGGCCTTCAACCTGGGCATCGGCTACCCGTTTTAG
- a CDS encoding RNA methyltransferase: MISKAQAKYVQSLHQKKYRQRHGAFLVEGGKSVLELLSSGVETETVFCTPEFADQNRAKLAPGPAPVLVSEAELAQVSTLATNTTALAVARRPPEAPLPPALPLGALVLALDEVRDPGNLGTLIRLADWYGLPGLVLSDTCADPWAPKTVAATMGSFARVRIWPRPLAEWLGALPAGTAIYGADLHGTNVHRVALAPAGVLVMGSESHGLTPAVAACLTQRLHIPRGPGGGAESLNVAISAAILLDNFFRGQ; this comes from the coding sequence ATGATTTCAAAAGCCCAAGCCAAATACGTGCAGTCGCTGCACCAAAAAAAGTACCGCCAGCGCCACGGCGCCTTCCTCGTCGAGGGGGGCAAAAGTGTGCTGGAGCTGCTAAGTTCCGGGGTAGAAACCGAAACCGTGTTCTGCACCCCCGAATTTGCCGACCAAAACCGCGCCAAATTGGCCCCCGGCCCGGCCCCCGTGCTCGTCAGCGAAGCCGAGCTGGCCCAGGTCAGCACCCTGGCTACCAACACTACCGCCCTGGCCGTGGCCCGCCGCCCGCCCGAGGCCCCCCTACCGCCCGCCCTGCCACTGGGGGCCCTGGTGCTGGCCCTGGATGAAGTGCGCGACCCCGGTAACCTGGGCACCCTCATCCGGCTGGCCGACTGGTACGGCCTCCCCGGCCTCGTGCTCAGCGACACCTGCGCCGACCCCTGGGCCCCCAAAACCGTGGCCGCTACCATGGGCAGCTTCGCCCGGGTCCGCATCTGGCCGCGCCCGCTGGCCGAGTGGCTGGGGGCCCTGCCCGCCGGCACCGCCATCTACGGGGCCGACCTGCACGGCACTAATGTGCACCGCGTCGCCCTGGCCCCGGCCGGCGTGCTGGTCATGGGCTCCGAGTCGCACGGCCTCACGCCGGCCGTGGCCGCCTGCCTCACCCAGCGCCTGCACATCCCCCGGGGCCCCGGCGGCGGCGCCGAAAGCCTGAACGTGGCCATCTCCGCCGCTATTCTGCTCGATAATTTTTTTCGCGGGCAGTGA